The nucleotide window CGCAGGTTGGGGAAGACGGCGAGCTCGCCCGGATGCGGCTTCCACACTGCCGCGTAATGGACATCAGCCGGATCGAACGACGCATCCGGCAACAGCAGCACGGACCGCCCCTCGCAAACGTCATCGAACCGGCTCTTCCAGCGCTGCGGCGACCAGTTATCGGTCCCGCCATGCACCAGCAGCGCAAGCGCACCCTTCGTCATTGCCATTCCTTTCGCGTCGCCAAATCGGCGTGACCCGCCTCACATCGCGGACCGAGGTGTTTCTCTAGCCTCCTTTCATCCGATAAGGGAGACCTTGCATGGCCAATCAGGGTCGAGGCCGCCAGATGAAAACGCTCAGGTGCATCGTTCTCATTCTCGGAGTGTGCAGCCTTTGTTCCACGGCAGCCATTCACGCCTACAGGCACTTCAATCCACCACCGCCGCCGATTGTAGGTCCCTGACGGCAGGCAGGGCATTTTCAAAATTTCTTCGACGCGCCTGTCGGCTCCGGGCATAATCGTTCGTCATCAAGACAACGGAGATGCCTGGTCCTCATGCTGTACGCCATTCTTTGCTATCACGATGAAGACACCGTCGGTTCCTGGACCAAGGAACAGGACGCAGCGGTCATGAAGAAACTGACCGTCGTTCAGGATAAACTGACCAAACAGGGCCGGCTCGGTCCGGTGGCGCGGCTGTTGCCGACCACGGCGGCGACCACGCTGCGCAAGGACGATCCGCCGCTGGTGCTCGACGGCCCCTACGCCGAAACCAAGGAGCAGTTGCTCGGCTTCTATCTGGTCGACTGCAAGGACCTTGACGAGGCGCTCGGCGTCGCCCGCGATCTCGGCGCGGCCAATCCCGGCGGCGCCTACGAGATCCGTCCCGTCGGCCACTTCACGGCGGGAAGTGTGCAGCCATGACCGATACGGCCTGGATCGATGCCGCACTGACTTCGGCTCGCCCCCAGGCGGTCGGCGCGCTGCTGCGTTATTTCCGTAACCTCGATACCGCCGAGGAAGCGTTTCAGAACGCCTGCCTTCGAGCGTTGAAAACCTGGCCGCAGAACGGTCCGCCGCGCGATCCGGCGGCGTGGCTGATCATGGTCGGCCGCAATGTCGCGATCGACGATATCAGGCGCGGCAAGAAGCAAACGCCGTTGCCGGAGGACGAGGCGATCTCCGATCTCGACGACGCCGAGGAGCAGCTTGCCGAGCGCCTCGACGGCTCGCATTACCGCGACGATATCCTGCGGCTGTTGTTCATCTGCTGCCATCCGGACCTGCCGGCGACGCAGCAGATCGCGCTGGCGCTGCGCATCGTCTCGGGTCTCACGGTGAAACAGATCGCGCGCGCCTTTCTGGTCTCGGAAGCCGCGATGGAGCAGCGCATCACGCGGGCGAAGGCGCGTGTCGCCGATGCCAATGTGCCGTTCGAAGCGCCGGGCGCAGCGGAGCGCTCCGAACGCCTCGCCTCCGTCGCTGCCATGATCTACCTGATCTTCAACGAGGGTTATTCGGCAAGCGGCGACACCGCCGAAATCCGCGCGCCGCTGTGCGAGGAGGCGATCCGGCTGGCGCGGCTGTTGCTGCGGCTGTTCCAGAGCGAACCGGAGATCATGGGGCTGACCGCGCTGCTGTTGCTGCAGCATGCGCGCGCCGCGGCGCGGTTCGATGCAGACGGCGCGGTGATCCTGCTCGACGATCAGGACCGTTCATTATGGAACAAGTCCCTCATCGCCGAGGGGCTGGCCTTGATCGACAAGGCGATGCGCCATCGCCGCAGCGGGCCCTACCAGGTGCAGGCCGCGGTCGCGGCGCTGCATGCCCGCGCCGAGAAGCCCGAGGATACCGACTGGGCCCAGATCGATCTGCTCTATGGCGCACTCGAGATCATGCAGCCGTCGCCGGTGGTCACCTTGAATCGCGCCGTCGCGGTATCCAAGGTGAAGGGGCCACAGGCCGCGCTCGACATGATCGAGCCCCTGGCGCAGCGGCTGTCGAATTATTTTCATTACTTCGGCGTGCGCGGCGCGTTCCTGATGCAGCTCGGCCGCAACGACGAGGCCCGCATCGCCTTCGACCGCGCCATCGCGCTGGCCAACACCTCGGCCGAAGCCGCCCACATCCGCATGCACCTCGACCGCCTGCAGCGCGACAGCCAGCCCCGCGGTAAGAAGGCGGGGAAGTAAACTCTTCTTCCCCTTGTGGGCGAGGGGAAGAGGCTGCCGCGAAAAATTCCGCGCCTCCTGTCGGTTTCCACCTCCCTCGTTCGTCTTGAATCCGAGCAGCCATTCAAGACAACGGGGACCGATCATGACCGTCATCGCCGAGACCGCGCCTGTCTCAAACCCGGCACGCTGGATGGGCCGTGCCCTCTCCGGCCTGGTCATCCTGTTCCTGATGATCGATGGCGCCATCAAGCTGGTGCCGTGGCCGGTGGTCACGGAAACCATGGACCGAATGGGTTACGGTTCGAGCGACGCCCTGATGCGCGGCCTCGGCGCCGTCACCATCGTCTGCACCGTGCTCTATTCCGTTCCGCCGACCTCGATCCTCGGCGCGATCCTGCTCACCGGCTATCTCGGTGGCGCGATGGCCTCGCATGTGCGGATCGGCAGCCCCTTGTTCACGCATACGCTATTCGGGCTTTATCTCGGCCTGATGCTGTGGGGCGGGCTGTGGCTGCGCGACAAGAACCTGCGCAACTTGATCCCGTTTCGCCGCTGACCAGCTTCAACGATCATTCACGGAGTTCGACAATGCTGGAAGTCATTGCCATCATCGCCGTCATATTGGCGATTGCCATCGCCGTGGTGCTCATTCTCGCCGCGACCAAGCCGAATACCTTGCGGATGCAGCGCACGATCAGCATCAGGGCGCCGGCGGAGCGGATCTTTCCGCTGATCTCCGACTTTCAGCAGTGGCGGAGCTGGTCGCCTTACGAGGAGAAGGATCCGGCGATGAAGCGCACCTATGGCGGTGCGGAGCGCGGCACGGGCGCCGTCTATGCGTGGGACGGCGACAAGAACGTCGGTTTCGGTCGCATGGAAATTCTCGAGGCTGCGACGCCCCGGAAAATCGTCGTCAAGCTCGATTTCTTCAAGCCGTTCGAAGGCCACAACACCGCCGAGTTCACAATGCTGCCGCAGGGGGATGGCACCCATTTCACATGGCTGATGCATGGTCCGGCGAACTTCATGTCGAGGCTGATCCAGGTTTTCATGAACCTGGATCGCATGATCGGCAGGGACTTCGAGGTCGGTCTCGCCAATCTGAAAACGCTCACCGAGAGATGAGTGTCACTACACTGTCTCGACACTATCGTGTCCCGGACGCGGCGCAGCACGGCAGTGATGCGACGCAGAGCCAGGACCCAAACATGGACCCGGAATGGCAGCGCATCGCTATTGCGCTGCACTGCATCCGGGGAACGTCGCTGACATCATAACAACCAAAGGAGGCCCACGATGCAGGTCAATCCCTATCTGTTCTACAACGGCAATTGCGAGGAAGCGCTGAAGTACTATCAGAAGGCGCTTGGCGCCCAGATCGAGGCGATGATGCCGTATGGCGACGGGCCCGCCGACATGCCGGTGCCGGCGGACTGGAAAACGAAAATCATGCATGCCCGCATCACCGTCGACGGCGAGGTGCTGATGGCGTCCGACGCCACGCCGGGCGATTACCACCAGCCGCAGGGCATGTCGGTTGCGCTGGCGGTCGAGGATCCCGCCGACGCGGAGCGTCGCTTCAATGCGCTCGCCGAAGGCGGCACGGTCAGGATGCCGTTCGGCAAGACCTTCTTCTCCAACGGTTTCGGTATGTGCGTCGACAGGTTCGGCATTCCCTGGATGGTGAACTGCCCGAAGGAAGACATGTAGATTCGTTGGCGCCGTAGGGTGGGCAAAGCGCCAGCATGCCCACCATTCGCGCCACAGGGAAGATGGTGGGCACGGCGCAAGAGCGCCTTTGCCTACCCTACAAAATCATCTGCACCGTGGATAGATCGCGGCGAGCTCGCGCCCGCGCAACAGCAATAGCCGCGACGTCAATCCGCCGCGCCGGCTGATCCAGTCCCGCACCCGCGCGGGATAGGCCGCCTGCACCGCGCGCGAGGCCTCCGGTTCGGCATAGATCCGGCCGCGGCCATCGATCGACCGCGCGGCGTGGAAACCGAGCACCGCGCGGCGGGTCACGCAGATGCGCTCGGCCGGCACCGTCATCAGCACCAGCGTGCAGGCCGACAGGCATGGCCCGTCGATCACCACACGCTCGCCGGATTCGCGCACGCGATCGAACAGTTCGAGAAACGGCCCGACCTGTCCGCCGGGGCTGGCGAGAATGCGAATCTCGGCCCGCACCGGCATGATCGCCGCCGACAGCGCGGCGGCAACAACGATGAGCTTGATGACCGCCATTCGCATGTGCGGCTCCTTCGTCAGCACTGCCCCTCCCGGTCAGTTACGCTGAGATATGGGCAAGGTTTGGTCAAGTGCCTGCGCCGGACATCCCGGCTTGCAGCCTGGACCCGCAGAACGCGGTCGCAACGCTGTTCCGCGAGCAATTGCTCCTCCTCACCCCGATTCTTTCCGCGACGACCGCGAGCTAAGCGACGCGTCGCTGAGCAGGCCGTGAAATCAAGCAATGGGTAAAGAGCAGACCATGCACAATGGCTCTCTATCGGGCTCACTTGTTCGAAAGAGTTGAAGCAACAGGAGAGTTCGCAGTGGCGCTGGCCTCACGCGACGAACTGCCGAGCCCATAGCAAAAAAGGAATCATACAGGGATCAGATGCGAGCTCGCCATACTCTCTCCCCACGACTCCTGCTGTGTAGATTAGACCCAGTACAACAGCCATCAACATTGCTGGTTCTGCAAGAGAGTGAAGCCAGAAGGCAGCGCGCTGTCGCCGCGTAAGTTTGGGAAACCGGTGAATTTTCCCGTCGGGCGCAATGAGGTCAAATGCCTGGATATTGCGAGGCGTCTGAGGTGCTCTCGCGGGCAACATTGCACACATCCTCTCGTCCGATCGCCACTCCCCCTGCCGCTAATTTAGCACTGCGCATTTTCCTTGAATATCGCCCCCGCACCCCGCGATGTTTCGACGCACGGCGGGCTGCCATGAATGGCGGAACAGCTAACGTTGTGCCGCTAGCTGCGCGCTTGCCACTCGAACAGCTCATGAATTATTCCGAGCGCAATCTCCCGCTCCCCCATGATGATGAGATCGGCGCCGAGCGACCTCAGATGCTCGACTTCGGCATCTGAGTGCGCACGGGCGATGATCTGGATACCCGGGTTCGCAGCGCGAGCCTGTTGCACAATTTGTCCCGCTTCGAATGCTTCCGGTATGGCAATCAGCAGATATCGTGCACCGGCAAGATTGGCGGATTTCAGGATATCGGAACGCGCAGCATTGCCAACGATGGTCTCGAAGTTGATGTCGCGCAGCTTCGCAACGACATCGTCGGCATCCTCGATAACGAGGAACGGTTGACCGCTCTTCTTCAAAGCATCGGCAACAATGCTGCCGACGCGGCCATGGCCGACAAGTATTGTATGATCTGTCAGACGCGTAGCCTCGGGCGAGGCGGATGATTT belongs to Bradyrhizobium icense and includes:
- a CDS encoding RNA polymerase sigma factor, with translation MTDTAWIDAALTSARPQAVGALLRYFRNLDTAEEAFQNACLRALKTWPQNGPPRDPAAWLIMVGRNVAIDDIRRGKKQTPLPEDEAISDLDDAEEQLAERLDGSHYRDDILRLLFICCHPDLPATQQIALALRIVSGLTVKQIARAFLVSEAAMEQRITRAKARVADANVPFEAPGAAERSERLASVAAMIYLIFNEGYSASGDTAEIRAPLCEEAIRLARLLLRLFQSEPEIMGLTALLLLQHARAAARFDADGAVILLDDQDRSLWNKSLIAEGLALIDKAMRHRRSGPYQVQAAVAALHARAEKPEDTDWAQIDLLYGALEIMQPSPVVTLNRAVAVSKVKGPQAALDMIEPLAQRLSNYFHYFGVRGAFLMQLGRNDEARIAFDRAIALANTSAEAAHIRMHLDRLQRDSQPRGKKAGK
- a CDS encoding DoxX family protein produces the protein MTVIAETAPVSNPARWMGRALSGLVILFLMIDGAIKLVPWPVVTETMDRMGYGSSDALMRGLGAVTIVCTVLYSVPPTSILGAILLTGYLGGAMASHVRIGSPLFTHTLFGLYLGLMLWGGLWLRDKNLRNLIPFRR
- a CDS encoding SRPBCC family protein, which encodes MLEVIAIIAVILAIAIAVVLILAATKPNTLRMQRTISIRAPAERIFPLISDFQQWRSWSPYEEKDPAMKRTYGGAERGTGAVYAWDGDKNVGFGRMEILEAATPRKIVVKLDFFKPFEGHNTAEFTMLPQGDGTHFTWLMHGPANFMSRLIQVFMNLDRMIGRDFEVGLANLKTLTER
- a CDS encoding YciI family protein, with the protein product MLYAILCYHDEDTVGSWTKEQDAAVMKKLTVVQDKLTKQGRLGPVARLLPTTAATTLRKDDPPLVLDGPYAETKEQLLGFYLVDCKDLDEALGVARDLGAANPGGAYEIRPVGHFTAGSVQP
- a CDS encoding VOC family protein — encoded protein: MQVNPYLFYNGNCEEALKYYQKALGAQIEAMMPYGDGPADMPVPADWKTKIMHARITVDGEVLMASDATPGDYHQPQGMSVALAVEDPADAERRFNALAEGGTVRMPFGKTFFSNGFGMCVDRFGIPWMVNCPKEDM